Part of the Faecalibacterium duncaniae genome, CTCTAGGGGCTTTATTAGCTGGAAATTAGCTGAGCTAAATGAAAAGTGGCCGCTCTATTGTACAACGCTCACCTTTCATTAGCTGGAAGGCGCGTGGCTGTTCATAGGCACCAGAAGAACACCAGTTGCAAAAAGCAGCTGAAGCCTGTTTCTGGATTTATGATACCATGTCGGAATCGCAGTTGGAATAGGAACATGGCCAGAACACGATATGAAAGGATTCTGACCTATGTGGTGGGAAGTACTTCATCTTGTAAAAAAAACGGTTTTATGGTATTCTTACCTTAGATAAGGAACAGAAAGCAGGTGAACCGATGGCAGAAGTCGAAACGCAAAACAACCTTGATTTTGAGCGCAAGCATGAGGAAGATTTGCGGCGTATCCGTGATTTTCGGCTCATGGATGATAACTTTATGAGCAAGGTCTTTGAGGATAAGCCATGTGCGGAATTCCTGCTCCGGATCATCCTGAATCGGGATGATTTAAAGGTTAAAGAAGTCCATGGGCAGCATGACCTGAACAATATACAGGGGCGTTCCGTGCGGCTTGACATTCTGGCAGTGGATCATGAAAATCGTGCCTACAATGTCGAGGTTCAGCGCAGTGACAGTGGAGCAGTCGCAAAGAGGGCGAGATATAACAGCAGCCTGCTGGATGCCAATCTCACCCGAAAGGGCGATGCGTATGACGCACTGAACGAGACCTATGTAATCTTTATCACAGAGAACGATGTGCTTCGGGGTGGACTTCCTATTTATCATATCAATCGCATCATTGAGGAAATGGGGAAATCTTTCGGAGATGAAGCACATATTATCTATGTAAACTCTCAGATCAAGGACGACA contains:
- a CDS encoding Rpn family recombination-promoting nuclease/putative transposase, coding for MAEVETQNNLDFERKHEEDLRRIRDFRLMDDNFMSKVFEDKPCAEFLLRIILNRDDLKVKEVHGQHDLNNIQGRSVRLDILAVDHENRAYNVEVQRSDSGAVAKRARYNSSLLDANLTRKGDAYDALNETYVIFITENDVLRGGLPIYHINRIIEEMGKSFGDEAHIIYVNSQIKDDTALGKLMHDFTCTNPDDMNYPVLAQRVRYFKEDTKGVATMCRAFEEVREETKHEQSIEIAKSLLEFGKMTYEEIARSVQLPVEEVKALDTKKPA